The stretch of DNA GACCAGGACTTACCCCCCGATGACCGTGCGCGACCTCGCCGCCGCAGAGGAGGCCGCGTGACCACCCAAGACACTCTCCAACCTGACGCTCCCGGACGGGCGAGCTTTACCCTGCGGGGCCGCAACCCCGATGTCCTGACGTGCATCGCCAACCTCTCCAACGATGAGGTCTTCACCCCGCCTGAGTTCGCGGGCCGGATGCTCGACACGCTGGCGGGGGCATGGGCCGCCGACCACGGCGGCGCGAACCTGTGGGCCGACCCCACGGTGCGCTTTCTGGACCCCTGCGCCAAGTCTGGCGTGTTCCTGCGCGAGATCACCCAGCGCCTGACCGACGGGCTGGCCGATCAGATGCCGGACTTGCAGGAGCGTGTGGACCACATCCTGACGCGTCAAGTCTTCGGCATCGGCATCACGCAGCTCACCGCGCTGCTCGCCCGCCGCAGCGTCTACTGCTCGAAGCGGGCCAACGGCGAGCACTCGGTCGCCCGGTCATTTGACAGCGCTGACGGCAACATCTGGTTCGAGCGGATGGAACACACCTGGAGGAGCGGGAAGTGCATCTACTGCGGCGCGAGCCAGGGCACGCTCGACCGGGGCGAAGACCTGGAGACCCACGCCTACGCCTTCATCCACACCGACGATGTGCGGGCGCGAGTCGCCGAACTTTTTGGAGAAGACATGCAATTCGACGTAATCATCGGCAACCCGCCGTATCAATTGGCCAGCGATGGCGGCACCCGCGACGTTCCCATTTATCAGCATTTTGTCGAACAGGCGAAGGGGCTGGACCCAAAATATTTGGTCATGGTGATTCCCTCACGCTGGATGGCGTCCGGCCTTGGCCTCAGCGAGTTCCGCCAGACGATGCTCGCTGACCGGCGCATCCGCGAACTGGTTGAT from Deinococcus planocerae encodes:
- a CDS encoding Eco57I restriction-modification methylase domain-containing protein; the encoded protein is MTTQDTLQPDAPGRASFTLRGRNPDVLTCIANLSNDEVFTPPEFAGRMLDTLAGAWAADHGGANLWADPTVRFLDPCAKSGVFLREITQRLTDGLADQMPDLQERVDHILTRQVFGIGITQLTALLARRSVYCSKRANGEHSVARSFDSADGNIWFERMEHTWRSGKCIYCGASQGTLDRGEDLETHAYAFIHTDDVRARVAELFGEDMQFDVIIGNPPYQLASDGGTRDVPIYQHFVEQAKGLDPKYLVMVIPSRWMASGLGLSEFRQTMLADRRIRELVDFPVASEVFPGVEVKAGVCYFLWKRDSEGDCAVSTVRGGQIVGPYPRDLREYDVFVRDGRTISVLHKVLAHGESPINSILARDKEFGWTSNFDGFHEKEQSGDVPLYYSGVAPRIAQ